The nucleotide sequence GCCACTGGTGTTTCAAGAAGCCAGCCATGAAATGCATTTGATTGTGAGAGGGACCTTGAGATTCCACACAATGCCCTTGGTATTTAGAAATTTGTAGAGAGAAAAAGTGGAGAACTCAGCTGATGCATTAGGGTACCAAGAAATACCATCTCGCAATCTAGGATCCAACTGAGAATCAGTAACAAGAGCAGGCCTCGGAATAGAGAGAGAGGTGCCACATTTGAAGTTCCAAGAGTTTGACCTGCAACTGAAGAAATGTGACACTGAACCAGTTTTAAGCCTAGAGGCCTAGAAGAGATTAGGAAAGATTATTCTGAATGGAGTATTGAGAAGCCATCTATCCTACCGAAAGAGCGCTCTAAGCCCGTTTCCCACGGTACAGCAAGATCTGTTCCAAAGAGGCTGCAAGCAAGAGAGGATGTCCTCGAGGATCATCGAACGTTTCCGCTTGGATTTCCAGTAGTTAGAGAAAACCAAGGAAAATCAGACGCATGACAAATTCCTCTGTACCAAACAAACATTTTCGGTGCCATCGAGCTATCACCTATGGCAACCCAACTAAAAGGGAAATTCTTGGAAAAACCTAGTCTACCAGGTGTGCTGTAGACTAGACCAACGAGAGGATGCCAACTCGGCCTATTTGATCTATGTAGGCGATGCCCTCTCCTCCTTTAACCCTGGTTAACTTTCCaccaaatttgaaaattttgtgagAGGCGGCGCCGCGACTCCCTCGACGGCGGCGACGCCCTCAGGCCCCTCAACATCCTCCAGGGCTAAACTTTTCCTCGAAGTCTCTCTTCTTAATCCAACAGCCATTTCCTTTTTGCCGGTAAAGAGATGTCAATCAAGGCCAAGACAGTGTCACACCAGTTGTAATGCattctaaattttttaatttcatcAATATAAGGACATTGGTTGCATCACTCAAGAGTACATGATTAAAAATCTATACCTAATCTCGCTGCAAGTATTCTCTCAGAAAAAGTCAGATGAATAACATTTTCTACAAGCTCTCTTGGTAAAGAACAACGAAACAGTATTTAAAAAATCCGTGAAAATTACACGGCAGAAGTCGTTTTGCAAATCAAATCATACCATCCTCGTGTCAGCTTCCTCCGTTGCTTgccaaaatacaaaaaaaaaaataacgaaAAAATAGATATTGCATTTGTTTTTGGTCCATCTGGGCTCGTTTGTCTATCATGCCAACGCCTTCTCGTTGGACAGGCCGACGGTGGCGGTGGGGTTTTGCGTggtagaaggaggaggaggagagcactgttgaaatcaccacttagACAAAATTCGAATTCAGGACCTGCGTTGATACCATGCATATTGAAATCATCATTTAAAACTGATAGAAtgagataaatttatttttatattttatatttttttacacgCATGAGTTTAATTTCACAATGTCCAGCCTCAATGTTGCCTCTCACAATATTTTCAAAGTTGGTGGAAAGTTAACCAGGGTTGAAGAAGGAGCGGGCATCGCTTACGTGGTGGAGGAGTGCACCTGACCTCCCACTCTAGAGGAGCGTGGTCTCATTCTGAATATGCTTCCAGTTAAATCTTGCATCAAAGTTCTAAAGTAACGAGCTATAAGTGTCACCAGTATCATCATCACCATCACCATCATTACCATTTCCAGGATTCTCAGCCATCTCACGTACCGCCATGAAATTAATATCCGGTGAGAAAATTGGAGACGACCCACCAGGCTCGACCACCACTTCCGTTCTTCCGACGTCGCCCTCCTCAGCCGGGCCGGCCTGATCGACTGATCTCTTCGGCCGGTCATGAGCATGCGCGCGCCATCGCTGCAGCCCGTATCTCCGGCAGGTTCAGATTGCTGGCTGATGGTATGTCCGGTGGCCGCTCCGGAAAGTTCAGCACCGCACCCGGGCCCTTCAGACAGTACACCGCGGCATCGTAGGCCCTCGCCGCCTTCTCAGCGTCGGCGTGGGAGCCCAGCCATAGCTTCTTCCGGCTTCTTGGCAGCCGTACTTCCGCCACCCACCTGCCCCACTTCCTCATCCGGACCCAGCCAGCCGGCTCCTCCCTCCTCGGCGTCCGTCGTTGGTTGCCGGAGCCCGGTTCCATAATGCGCCGCTAACGGAGTATTCCCTGGCTGGAAGGAGGACGCTCTCCAGCATTGGAAAGGGGATGGCCGGAGAAGGCACTTAAAAAGAGTAGCACCACGGGTAACGCGTGACACGTGGCAATGGTGACCCAAGCATTCCGTACCCGAATTCAAGCGTGGCGGCGGGCTCGACTGTGTGTGAACCGAGTTGGCGCCTGCGGCGATGCGTGGAAACGGGTCCAACTTGCCGCGTGCGATTAACGGTAATTTTCAATAAGGTTCAATCAGGTCATTGTAGGTCCATGATATGATAGACACTAGATAAAAAGCCTTTATTTaatggaaaataaaatattattgaaAATAAAGCTGATTAAAACTCGGGCAGGAGGGACTTCCACGAATCACTACCAAGGTGTGGCTTCTTTTGCTGCAATATTATATGACATTTGAAATAATTGGAATGCTTAAATATTTATGCAAGTCATGGACCTCATCAAACTGTTCTTAGGAAGGCTAGAGTTTTAACTAATGAATATGCTTCTCGTTAGATCTCACCAGGTGCCAAGCAGACATGAAACCCCCCTTCTAACCCTTGCATTAAAGCGAATGTTGATTTTGTGTTTATATTTTAACTAATTACTAGACCTTAATGCTAGTTGTTGGaggaaaaaatggaccaccccacagatacaattaaagcacccaaatccaacagcaagaccgagctcatgcaggccgagccgatcTTAGAAGGCCGAGCTTGGGAGGCCAAGCTCATCGTCTTCATGCTGCGGCCACGATCTCCAGCAGTCTCATTCAGGCCGAGcttatgcaggtcaagtcgagctcatgcaggccaagCTCACTACAACAAAAGTTGGTTTTGCCGACTTACTTTTCCCGACGCTAGgggaaagcgtcggtaaaggttGGCTCACAGCCaacctttcccgacgctttggGTTGGCGTTGGAAAAGTGAAACAAACAACGACGCtataaagcgtcgttataagtttaagaaacaacgacgcttataagcgtcgttagaaaCCTTACACAACAACGAATGGGAGTTTTGGCGACTGTGTTGTCCCGACGCTaggaaagcgtcgggaaagttTGGCCCAGCCcaacctttgccgacgcttttagtaagcgtcggtaaatccaAAGAAACGACGACGCGTTGAAGCGTCGGTCAAAGATTTCGAAtctacgacgcttaaaagcgtcgttaggaAACATTAAACCCCCCAACCGGCCCCGTCTTCTCCATTTTCCATCGGTCGAGGCCCTTTCTATCAGTCGATGCCCTAGCTCCATCGCCAGCTCCATCGCGATCCGTGGCTTCCCCGCTgccgtcttcctcctccttctctgaGGTAAGccgcctccttctcctcctcctcctcctcatccttctcgtccttctcctcttctttgttTTCAGGGCTTGCAAACTGATCTCACCTCCATCCGTAGCCTCGATCGGCGATCGAAGATTCTgcttctccgccgccgtcgacctcgccgtcgtctgaggtaagcctcctcctcatccttctcttcctcctcctcctcctcctgtttgttttcttcttgtctttaacgctcgcccggccccctctcctcatcctctctcggtcgatgccctagctgcgcGCCGACATCAAACCTCCATCCCGAGCCCTAGCTACTCGGCGGTCGTCTGAGGTATATTGCTTCGAAAAAGAAGGTTTTATCAGAAGGCCTTGCAGGTGCTTGCTTCTTTCTTAACTAAGATTCTGATATGTACGATTTTAGATGTATTAAGTACATGATTACTCCATGGCATGAGAATTATCTATGGTTGTGCTTGCTGGTTATTCTGATTTAACTGTACATGTTATTGCATATTTCTTCAAGTGTATTTTGCTGCTATGTTTGgtatcaaaaaatataaattatcatatgatgCTTGTTTTCTCTTACAATTTTCTTTTGATGTGtttgtgattttttttattttcaactatacataattatgtgataaaaaaaTAACTTGCAGAAATAGGAAACCTGTATGCTGCTATTTTTTCTGGATCTCAGATGTGGGaacttaagaaatttttaagagaggaaattagCGCTCTCGCATCTCTTATTCCTGTTCCATTGTTTGAACCTATGAGAGCAAATTTCATATGCTAATCCTTATAGACCTGGCTCCTGCCACTAACTATATGGTTGGATCTCTCTACTGCAACTATTCATGGAGATCAAACACCTTCCCTTATCAACATAACTATTATTTTTCCTCCTTTGAAATGTCTGCCCACCTTTGTCACCATTAGACCACCACGATTTGCTGGTGGCAGCACCTGTCTCTTTCTACTTTTTCCAGCTAGCAtaattcttttcctctttctcaaAAGCTTAATATATTTCTTTAACAACTGGATAAATTACTTGACTCTGTACTTTTGCCGTTAAATAAAATACATGATCTGCGTGAGTGGGTGTACTGAACAATCATCCATGGGTTAAATCAGAAGTGGTATCTTCCTAGGTCCTTCCTAATTTTTAGAGACGCACTtcctattttaaatttttagattcAATTAAATATGACCTTTTGATAAACTTGTCTTGTTCTTTATCTTAGCAATAACTTACTTTATTCTATGCAATTTTCTTAGAGTTGCATTtcgtattttaaatttttagattcGATCCAATATGACCTGTTCATAAACTTATCTTGTCCTTTATTTTAGCAATAATTTACTAAATGAAATTAGCAGAAGAAAACCCAAGCCAAACATAGCATTTGCAGCTGACTGACTAACTATCTTGGAAGTCTAGTGAAGTACTTTAATTTAAGGTGGTTTGATTTGGCTTGTGCAATAAGTTTCATAGCAACCGAGTAATATTCTTGGATTGCTTGGAAGGTTAAGAATTAGCATAAAGAAAAAGATTatcaaattagatttgaatgagaaTGGCATACTCCAAAAGGGTCATAAGTTTCAGCCTATGTGAACATATAGAGTCACAAGTTTCATTCTCAAGTCATTAGCCTGTAAACATAAAAAGGGTCATAAGTTTTATACTCAGTTTCGTGACTTTGTTTCGTGACTTCTAAATCTTTGAAGCTTTTGATGAGGTGAGAAGATCGGTCGGATCGATAGGTTTTCTTTATTCTCTCGCAGGTAATTCGTAAAATGACATATTTGTAAATGTTGCTGGTATCTGATGCTTTGTTACTTCCAACTGCAGCTGTTTCTATTGAAGCGAGGAGGGGAAGAGATATACGTAGGCCCGTTGGGGCGACATTCTTGTCATCTGATCGATTACTTTGAGGTAAGAAAATGGACAGCAGAAAGGTTGCATCGTTTTTGGTTTTCAGAGTTTTAGCTCCTGAAACATTTTATATTCGAGCGACGCGACGACGTCTGTAActttgcatttatattatcagcAAATCGAAGGAGTGAGCAAGATACAAGACGGCTATAATCCTGCAACATGGATGCTGGAAGTAACAACACAATCACAAGAAGAAATATTGGGGGTTCGTTTCAGCGAGGTGTACAAGAATTCGGAATTGCATCAGTAAGTAGTCTGGCTGCTGTTCCAACGTACGGATTAATTTCTGATGGAGGTATTACCTAGAAACAATTGACTCTTTTACTCTATATTGTGTTGCAGGAGAAACAAAGCTTTGATCAAGGAACTGAGCATACCTCCTCCTGGCTCTAGCGATCTTCACTTCCCAACTCAGTACTCTCGACCATTCCTCACACAATGCTTGGCATGCCTGTGGAAACAACGACTGTCGTATTGGAGGAATCCTCCATATACTGTCGTATTGGAGGA is from Phoenix dactylifera cultivar Barhee BC4 chromosome 6, palm_55x_up_171113_PBpolish2nd_filt_p, whole genome shotgun sequence and encodes:
- the LOC120111155 gene encoding ABC transporter G family member 39-like encodes the protein MLCYFQLQLFLLKRGGEEIYVGPLGRHSCHLIDYFEQIEGVSKIQDGYNPATWMLEVTTQSQEEILGVRFSEVYKNSELHQRNKALIKELSIPPPGSSDLHFPTQYSRPFLTQCLACLWKQRLSYWRNPPYTVVLEESSIYAGGEYLLDKVCCRLLRTTNTKDEYFKAPEEPINFLDHTN